AATGTCCCCAATCATCCCCCGCAAAGTCTGCGTAAAATTATTTAAGGTCACATCCCAACTAATATCCAACTCCTCTAAAGATTGTACAAGTTGTGGATGGTTCGTGAAATACTCCAGCAGATTTCTGCGAATATGCATCGCTTGTCTCGGCAAGGCATTGACCGCATAGCTTAGCGTTTCAATCAAATCTGGAATAACCAAGAACATAACAAACATGACAAAGGAACCGACTAGAATAACCGAAAATAAAATCGTCGCAACCCGATACCAGGACTTATACTCCCCAGTGTACTCGGTCAATTTAAGCTCAAAGAAGGACATCGGCAAATTCAGCACAAAAGCCAATACTAAACCTAGCAGGAAAGGGGAAAGAATATCAATTAAAGCTGATAAACTTTGCTCAAGTCCCCCTAAGTTCACTAAAGCCCAAAAAATAACGATTAATCCAAGTCCTACGAAAAAGATACGTCGCCAAAAGCATTGATCTCTCATAAAGCCCCCTTCTTTCCATTCGATAAACCTATTATCCTATGATTGTCCTGGAATCTCAAATGTATTTATTAAATAAAGTGTATTTATGTGCAAAAACCAGAGTATACATCGTTTTTCAATCTCCTTTCAAAAATTGTTTGATTTTTAGTACATTACAAAGTAAAATAAAACATAAGTTTTCTTAGAAAGGACTGATTCGATGTATCATCAATCTGTTCATAGAACACCAGCACTTTGTATGCTATTTTTCTTTACTCTTTCTTTATTGTTCGTCCCTCATGTCAACGCACAGGAAAAAGGCAGTCCGGAAAACCCTTATATTATCGCAACGGACACAACCTTTGCCCCCTTTGAATTCGCTAACCAAGCAGGCGATTTCGTTGGAATTGATATGGATATATTGGAAGTCATTGCTACTGAAGAGGGTTTTAGTTATGAAGTAAAACCTCTTGGCTTCAATGCGGCCTTGCAAGCTTTGGAAAGTAATCAGGCTGACGGCATGATTGCTGGGATGGGAATTACCCCAGCCCGTCAAGAAATCTTTGATTTTTCGATTCCTTATTATGAAGCTGGTGCCCAATTTGCTGTCTTGGAGAACAGTGATATCCAAACTTTAGAAGACTTGGCTGGTAAGAATATCGCAGCCAAAACAGGTACCACTGGATCCGCTGTTGCTGAGCAGGTTGCGGCAGAGTATGGCTTTAACGTTACCCTATTCGAAGATTCGGTCAATATGTACGAAGATTTACAAGCGGGAAATTCTGTTGCAGTTATTGAGGACTATCCAGTCATGGCTTACGCCGCTAAAACTGGTGGGATACCCTTGCGCTTTATCGGTGAGCAGATGGAAGTGACCCAATACGGCTTTGCGGTGAATAAAGGACGCAATCAAGAACTCCTTCAGATGTTTAATGACGGCTTACTAGCCCTCCAAGAATCCGATGAATTGGAAGCTATTATTTATAATTACCTGGGTGAGGAGAATACGGAAGCTCAGGCATCATCCGGTTTCTTTGGCCTATTACGTACGAATAGCAGTGCACTGCTGGAGGGACTTTGGTCCACGGTATGGGTTACCTTAGTATCCTTTGCGATTGCGGCAGTCATTGGTGTCTTCATCGGACTGATGCGAGTAAGCGACGCGAATTTATTACGTACGATAGCGCAAGTTTACATTGATATGATGCGAGGCATTCCGCTTATCGTACTGGCTTTCTTTATTTACTTCGGTATCCCTCAAATGACAGGCTTATCTTTTAACGCCTACATTGCCGGTATTATCACCTTAAGCTTAAATGCTGGAGCGTATATTGCCGAGATTGTCCGAGGGGGCATCCAAGCGGTTGATAAAGGTCAAAACGAGGCCGGACGAAGTCTTGGCTTATCTTCTGCAATAACCATGCGCAAAATCATTCTGCCCCAAGCTTTCAAAATTATGGTACCATCTTTTATTAATCAATTTGTCATTACCTTGAAAGATACCTCCATTTTATCGGTCATTGGACTAGTAGAGTTGACGCAAACAGGACGCATCATCATTGCTAGAACCTATCAATCTGGGCAGATTTGGTTGATTATTGGATTAATTTATATTATAGTAATTACACTTTTAACGAAATTATCAAATTACCTTGAAAAGGAGTGGATCTCGAATGAATAAAGTTGAAGTTAATGGCTTAAAGAAAAGCTTCGGCGATAACGAAGTCCTCAAAGGCATTGACCTAACCATCAATGAAGGCGAAGTTGTAGCCGTTATTGGCCCTTCAGGCTCCGGTAAATCGACTTTCCTTCGCTGCCTTAACCGCTTAGAAGATATTAACGGTGGCTCTGTGATTGTCAATGGTACGAACATTGCTGACCCAGCGGTCAATATTAATGAAGCGCGTGAGAATATTGGGATGGTCTTCCAACACTTCAACCTGTTCCCTCATTTAAGTGTCCGTGAGAATATTACATTGGCACCTGTCGAATTAAAGAAAATGAGTCAAGCCGAAGCTGATCGCAAAGCTGAAGCACTGCTCTCCCAAGTTGGCTTAGCAGATAAAGCCGACACCTTCCCTTCTTCTCTTTCCGGCGGGCAAAAACAACGGGTTGCCATCGCACGGGCCTTGGCCATGGACCCAGACATTATGCTTTTTGACGAACCAACGTCAGCCTTGGATCCTGAGATGGTCGGTGAAGTACTCAACGTTATGAAAGACCTCGCCCAAAATGGCATGACCATGGTAGTGGTAACCCACGAAATGGGCTTCGCTCGCGAAATGGGTGACCGGGTTATCTTCATGGATGGTGGCTATATTGTTGAAGAAGGGGATCCTGAAGTTATATTCAACAATCCACAAGAAGCTCGTACGAAAGATTTCTTAGATAAAGTTTTATAATTTTTTAAGCTAAAGCTCAGGTGAAGTAATTCATCTGAGTTTTTTTGGACAATCATTTCACGTGCCAAATATAATCCAAGCTGTTAATATAGATAGTGCAAAATATATCGAAATGGGTGAAGTGATGAAACGTTATTTATGCATCTTTATATGTATTCTATGCGTCTATTGGCCTATAAGCAGGGTAGACGCCCTGGAACTGCCGAAAGAACAAGCAATCCAAGCGACAAACCAACCTGAGATGAGCGTTGAAGCACTAATTGCGGAGCTACCTAAAGACGCAAGTATCGATGACCCCTTCCTTGTATTAATAAACCGAAACAATCGCTTAGATGCAGATATGTTGATGGATTTTGCTTATACGGCCGAAGGCCATCCTTACGATCTAAGTATTTACGATGCGTTTAATGCCTTGCTAGAAGCCGCTGAGCTTGATGGCCACAGTTATCAAGTGGTCTCTGCTCATCGGACAATAGCCTATCAGGAAGCTAACTTCAATAACCGCATGTATTCTTATATCAATGCTGGTTATAGCGAGGATGAGGCCTTCTTTATGACGGATCAGTTCGTAGCACCACCCGATGCTACAGAACATGCTACTGGACTGGCATTCGACTTATTAGGATATGACTACAATGAATACGGCCGGGATCTCCACCAAGTTTACGGCCAGTATCCTTCAGCCATTTGGTTGCAAGAACATGGACCGGAATATGGCTTTATTGTTCGCTATCCAGCTGGTAAAGAAGAGAAAACCGGCTACCAATATGAGCCCTGGCATATTCGCTACGTAGGCTCAGAAGCGGCCCAATACATGGACAAATACGGTTTAACCTTAGAAGAATACCTTACACTCATTGAACTCAGTCAAGACGAAGCATAATACATGAAAGGATGCATCCAATGAAATATATATCTTTAAATGAACAAACACAAATTCCAATCATTGGCAGTGGTACAAACACCTTTGGCAAAGTTGGTCGCCAATACCAAGCTCCATTAAACCACGATACAAGTGAAATTATCAGCGCGATTAGTCTGGGCTATCGTCATTTCGATACGGCTGTCTCCTACCGTAATGAGTCTGTGCTTGGTCTAGCTATTGAAGAAAGCGTTGTGCCCCGCGAAGACCTCTTTATCACCTCCAAAATCCCAACCCGGGAACCTTATTTGGAAAGTAACGCGATGATTCACGAAGTTATTCAAGGTAGCTTAGAAGCCTTGCAGACCGATTATATTGATTTGTATTTAATCCATAAGCCAACAAATAATATGGACGAAATGTTAAATTTATGGCACATTCTCGAAGAATATTATAAGAAAGGCACCTTCAAAGCCATCGGTGTCTCTAACTTCCACGAGGCACAACTCCAGTACCTCATTGAACACGCTACCACTCCCCCAATGGTCAATCAAATCGAATCTCATCCAGGTCACTGGCAAGACGACTTAATTGCTTTCTGTCAGCAGCGAGGTATTGTTGTAGAAGCATGGGGACCCCTTACGAATATTTCCGATGAAGCCAAAGATGTCTTACAGGACATCGGTGCAAAACACGAGAAATCTTGGGCCCAAATTGCCCTCAAATATCAAATTCAACGGGATGTTGTCGTTATTCCCAAATCTCACAACCCTGAAAACCAAGCCGCAAACTTATTACTCTTTGACTTCGAACTCACTCCCGAAGAGATCGAGCGAATCTCCGCCCTTTAATTCAAAGTAGCCCATTCTTCGCCTGCTATTGCGTGAGGAATGGGCTGCTTGATTTATTTAGAGACTTTGTAACACCTACCACGTGCTCGCTGGCCAAGATGGCATAAAGATATTTAGCGATTGTTTTCTCATCTAGTGTAGATTTAAACACTTATCAATCATTGGTTAGGAAGATTCTCTTTGCAAGTGACTTTGATAAGACTCGTTTGCGGCTCTTTTATTAGCAAGTGACTTGCCTAAGACTCGTTTCACATTCTTTTATTAGTAACGAATTTTTCATTATCCTGCAATACAATATGAGTTTCCGTTTGACTGATTATTGCCATCAATAAAACGCCGTATCGAGACATGCTTCGATGCGGCGTTCGGGATTTATCTACGCAATTACTTTTAGCAATGCGTTTTGAAGATCATTCTCAATTTGTTCTAGCTCGCCTTCAGCTTTTTTGCGGGCTGCTCGGGCTTCGGTTTGAATTTGCAAGGATTCTTCAATGGTTTCAATAAGGTCGGCATTGACTTGCTTCAGAGTATCTATGTCAATGGTACTGCGTTCTGCTTCACGGGCTACACCTGTGGTTGTAGATTTCAAACGCTCTGCGTTCTTAAGCAGTAATTCATTGGTTGTATTAGAAACTTCTTCTTGCATAGCAAGCACTTGGCCCTGCTTATTGATGCCTAAGGCAATTACGACTTGGGATTTCCAAAGTGGAATCGTATTGTTAATTGCATCCGTTAATTTATCCACTAGAAGCTTATCATTATTCTGCACTAGTTTGATTTGCGGTGCGGTTTGAATAGCCATAGTCTTAGAAGTCTTCATATCATATAGGCGCTTTTCAAAGCGGTTAATATTCTCTTGGAAGTCTTTGACCACTTGGATGGCCATGGCGTCTCCTGATTCTTCCGCTTCTTTAAATAATCCAGGAAGGACATTATCCCGCATATCTTGAATCGTCTCTTCGCCGGCAATAATGTATAAGTTCAGTTCATTAAAGTAGTTGACGTTCTGCTCATAGAGTTTATCAAAGGTACCAATATCTTTCAAAAGTTCCATGCGAGCCGTTTCCAATTGGGCTTGAATTTTATCGATTTGGACTTGCATCGCATCGTATCTGGCTAAGTAAGATTCTACCGCTCGTTTCGTATTTTTGACAAAAGGAAGTTTGTTGAAGATACCTCCTTGATCAATGCTACTGATGTCCATATCTTTGACTTTCACCATCAATTCCGACATCAATTCACCTACTTCGCCCATATCCTTCGAACGGACCTCAGATAAGATTTTATCAGCAAATTGGGCCACTTGCTTTTGGGAAGAGCTACCGTAAATGGTCAGCATTTGATTGTCTTGTAAATTGATGTTGTCTTTAATTTGATTTATTTTCTCGCGGTCTTCCGGGGAGAGGACTTCTAGCTTTGCTTCAACATCTGCTACAGTTACTTCCTCAGGTTCAACCCCTGTTTGGCCTTTATTGGCCAGCAATTGATCTAAGGTAATTTTCTTCTCTTCAGCCATCTTTATTCTCCTATTCTATTGGATAATATCCATCAAGTACAACATCGTCTCAATATCGGGCATGGGAATAATCTGTGTAATTTCATCTGCTAAGCCATTTACATCAAATTCATCTGAATCACTACTGCCTGAGACAATCGTTCGGAAACCATGCTCTTTCCAGGCCATCTCTTGAATGTCTGGGTCCAACAAGGCGTCGATGCCTCGCTCAGCTTCTTCAATTAAGGCAATGTATACATGACTGGACCAGACGGTTGGTTCTGGATACAGCATGTAGATATCATCTTTGACAGAACTATATACCTCGTGCTCTTGCTTAGAAAATTCTAGCCATTGGCTCTCATAGCCGGCAATTATAGGAAAGGCCCCAATCCCTTGACGGAGAAACTGGGTAAACATATCTGAACTCGACGTTTGCATGTAGCCAAGGCTGTCGTAAATTTTCTTTAAGTCTTCCTCAATATTGGCTACCGTTGACATATTGACAGTCTGATTTCCATTTAAAGCATTGGCCAGTACGCCGAGGAACATATTCCCAGAGTTCGACTCATTCGGATCGGTCGTATCGACAAGCAAATTCCCGTGTAATTGAGATAAACCTATTGCCTGCCAACTTACACCATCTGCCATCTTCCGCGCCAGTTTCTCCATATCCACATAATAAACTCCCTCGCGCTCACTCACAATCCCCTCTTGCATTAAAGCGTCGACTATTGGCTTACGCGAATAGAGGACAATCGGGGTATTAAAGATAATCTCATCATTTACCGCTGTCCCTCCCCCGCGCTCGAAAAGCTCTAAGGCTAATTGACTGGAAGGGAAGAGATAATCTTGGCTGCTATAATCCGTTTGAACCATTTTATAGGAGCCAAGGATTTTATAGTCAAAGGTGAGCTGATGCTCATCCGCCATTTCTTCTTTAAAGGCTGTTGATGCCAGTAGACCCGACTTCTCGCCGCCTAAATATCCTTGCAATTCAATCGGATCGGCCTTGGGGGGAATGATTAAGATGGCTATGATGATAGCCGCTAAGATGGCTAAGCCCCAATAACGTTTCTTCACAGTTCCTCTCCTCCTAATTCTATCGTCTTCTCCAGCAGTTCTGTCTCAACCTCCAACGCCAACATCGTATCGGTATGATAGCTATCTCTTTGGCGAGCATATATCTTCGTCAGCAAGTCTAAAGACTCACTCGTTTGCTCCTGAATCGCTTCCATCTTACTAGCAGAAACATTCGCTTCTTCCAGTTGATAATAATTGCCAACAATCTTCTCAGCCGTCGGCAAGTAATAGTCCAGGAAAT
This region of Suicoccus acidiformans genomic DNA includes:
- a CDS encoding ABC transporter substrate-binding protein/permease — encoded protein: MYHQSVHRTPALCMLFFFTLSLLFVPHVNAQEKGSPENPYIIATDTTFAPFEFANQAGDFVGIDMDILEVIATEEGFSYEVKPLGFNAALQALESNQADGMIAGMGITPARQEIFDFSIPYYEAGAQFAVLENSDIQTLEDLAGKNIAAKTGTTGSAVAEQVAAEYGFNVTLFEDSVNMYEDLQAGNSVAVIEDYPVMAYAAKTGGIPLRFIGEQMEVTQYGFAVNKGRNQELLQMFNDGLLALQESDELEAIIYNYLGEENTEAQASSGFFGLLRTNSSALLEGLWSTVWVTLVSFAIAAVIGVFIGLMRVSDANLLRTIAQVYIDMMRGIPLIVLAFFIYFGIPQMTGLSFNAYIAGIITLSLNAGAYIAEIVRGGIQAVDKGQNEAGRSLGLSSAITMRKIILPQAFKIMVPSFINQFVITLKDTSILSVIGLVELTQTGRIIIARTYQSGQIWLIIGLIYIIVITLLTKLSNYLEKEWISNE
- a CDS encoding amino acid ABC transporter ATP-binding protein, with the translated sequence MNKVEVNGLKKSFGDNEVLKGIDLTINEGEVVAVIGPSGSGKSTFLRCLNRLEDINGGSVIVNGTNIADPAVNINEARENIGMVFQHFNLFPHLSVRENITLAPVELKKMSQAEADRKAEALLSQVGLADKADTFPSSLSGGQKQRVAIARALAMDPDIMLFDEPTSALDPEMVGEVLNVMKDLAQNGMTMVVVTHEMGFAREMGDRVIFMDGGYIVEEGDPEVIFNNPQEARTKDFLDKVL
- a CDS encoding M15 family metallopeptidase — translated: MPNIIQAVNIDSAKYIEMGEVMKRYLCIFICILCVYWPISRVDALELPKEQAIQATNQPEMSVEALIAELPKDASIDDPFLVLINRNNRLDADMLMDFAYTAEGHPYDLSIYDAFNALLEAAELDGHSYQVVSAHRTIAYQEANFNNRMYSYINAGYSEDEAFFMTDQFVAPPDATEHATGLAFDLLGYDYNEYGRDLHQVYGQYPSAIWLQEHGPEYGFIVRYPAGKEEKTGYQYEPWHIRYVGSEAAQYMDKYGLTLEEYLTLIELSQDEA
- a CDS encoding aldo/keto reductase family protein, with amino-acid sequence MKYISLNEQTQIPIIGSGTNTFGKVGRQYQAPLNHDTSEIISAISLGYRHFDTAVSYRNESVLGLAIEESVVPREDLFITSKIPTREPYLESNAMIHEVIQGSLEALQTDYIDLYLIHKPTNNMDEMLNLWHILEEYYKKGTFKAIGVSNFHEAQLQYLIEHATTPPMVNQIESHPGHWQDDLIAFCQQRGIVVEAWGPLTNISDEAKDVLQDIGAKHEKSWAQIALKYQIQRDVVVIPKSHNPENQAANLLLFDFELTPEEIERISAL
- a CDS encoding toxic anion resistance protein — encoded protein: MAEEKKITLDQLLANKGQTGVEPEEVTVADVEAKLEVLSPEDREKINQIKDNINLQDNQMLTIYGSSSQKQVAQFADKILSEVRSKDMGEVGELMSELMVKVKDMDISSIDQGGIFNKLPFVKNTKRAVESYLARYDAMQVQIDKIQAQLETARMELLKDIGTFDKLYEQNVNYFNELNLYIIAGEETIQDMRDNVLPGLFKEAEESGDAMAIQVVKDFQENINRFEKRLYDMKTSKTMAIQTAPQIKLVQNNDKLLVDKLTDAINNTIPLWKSQVVIALGINKQGQVLAMQEEVSNTTNELLLKNAERLKSTTTGVAREAERSTIDIDTLKQVNADLIETIEESLQIQTEARAARKKAEGELEQIENDLQNALLKVIA
- a CDS encoding substrate-binding domain-containing protein, which produces MKKRYWGLAILAAIIIAILIIPPKADPIELQGYLGGEKSGLLASTAFKEEMADEHQLTFDYKILGSYKMVQTDYSSQDYLFPSSQLALELFERGGGTAVNDEIIFNTPIVLYSRKPIVDALMQEGIVSEREGVYYVDMEKLARKMADGVSWQAIGLSQLHGNLLVDTTDPNESNSGNMFLGVLANALNGNQTVNMSTVANIEEDLKKIYDSLGYMQTSSSDMFTQFLRQGIGAFPIIAGYESQWLEFSKQEHEVYSSVKDDIYMLYPEPTVWSSHVYIALIEEAERGIDALLDPDIQEMAWKEHGFRTIVSGSSDSDEFDVNGLADEITQIIPMPDIETMLYLMDIIQ